The Brassica oleracea var. oleracea cultivar TO1000 chromosome C6, BOL, whole genome shotgun sequence genomic interval AGAACACCACGAATCAGCAAGGAAGCATCAGCACTCGATGAAGGCTTTAATCCGCAGGAAGTGTTTCTTTCTTCCAAGTGTTCGATCATGGCATCGACAAGGAACCCTCCGGTTACTCCAGTGAGATTCACAAGGTTATCAGAACGAGCGGCGTATATCATGAGTTCGTCGAAGAGTTCTGGTCCGATGAGGTAGTTGTCTTGTGTAGTAGAAGTAGTACCAACTGAAAGTTCGGTGTGGATTATGACTTCTCTTGCGTTGGTGAATCTCTGCTGTGTTGATATGAGACCAGTGTTGCTTAAACACCTCAGGACGTTAGAGACATGGCTGATAAGACTGGTGATCGCTTGATAATTACCACTGCTTTCAAGAACGTCCCAATCGGGTTCTACAGGGTCTAGAGGCAGCCTCATCTGTCCTGGAACTATATATCATAACGCCAGTTTTCAGGTTTTAGATACAAGAAGTGATGTATTTTTCAGAAATTAGGTAATGGTTTGAATAATCTTGCGCACCTGAGTTAGTGTCAAAGCTATTTGAAAAGCAACTCTCGTTAGAGAAAGATGCATCCAGTACAGAGCCAGGGCTAGTGTAATCACTGTTTGCATTTCCAATAGCACTCCACATCTCTGTTTTGCCTTTCCTCTGCAAGAATCAAGAAATCAAGAATGAATAGAAAATGAGAAAAATACTAAAATGTGTAAACCTTTAAGCATACCCGATAAGCTGTTTCTGCATACGGCTGCTGGTGTGCTATTGAAGATAGCAACTCATGGAGAATCAAAGATGCTTGTTTATTGGGAAATTCACTTCCTATTATGGCTTCATCTTCTTCTTGTGAAGCAAACTCTTTAAGCTTTTGCTGAATCAAACCCACAGTACCAGCATCAAGTGTTGTTCTTGGGTTACTTTCACCCATCTGACTTGGAACACCTTTGGTTTCTCTACAGCGTTGGCTATAGTTTCTATGAGGGGAACCATTACTACAAGTGCTTTCACCATCTAATGGACTCATAGAGCTACTTCCTTGTACTTGACCACTTACACAAGCTAACCTTCTCTTCCTTCCTGGAGTGCTTAACCCTGATCTATTAGAAGATTCCTCGACTCTAGTGTAAGATTTTCTCTGTACATTCAAATCAGAGTTCTCAAATCTAGCCTTGGAGTGATGATGATTCCTGCTAATTGAAGCTCTACTCATGGCAACAAAGTCCTTCTCTTTACAGTTGATTGCATTTACAGGTGACGAAGAACAACCTCTTTTGCTCTGAAAGGTGTGAGATTGAGCTACCAAAGGAAACCTTGCAGGATGTGGAGCCTTCTTCTCCATTGGATCTGTGAAGTCTCTACCTTTACCAGAGGCTACAGAAATAGATGGTTCTTGATTTCTCCAAAACACATTTCTTTTACTCCTTTCAAAAGGCGTTGGTTTAGCAACACACGCCATGTTGTTTCCAATCTCTTCTTCAGCTACGTGACTAGAACCGTGAACATCAACAAAGCTACCACAAGCTTTGCAAGAAGCAACACTATTGCTGCTATTATAACCATGTTGAAACTCGGGTGAAACAACTGGCTCTTTCCCAACATTATTGAGCCTTCTAACGCCTGACGAACCTGGATACACAATAGCGTGTTTCGCATTTCTCTTTCCCGGTTCCAGAATCCTAGCAGCAGCATCGATCAACCTAGAGTTGCGTCTATTATGAAGCCTGGGGCTTCTAACAGGAGGAGAAGCCAGTTTCTGATGCTGATGATGGCTATTGTACTTTCGGGTCAAAACGTTCTTAATCTGCAATGCTTCTGATCCAAACTTCTTCACCATAACACCACGCCTATCACACACACCTGCTGTTGTTCTCTGCATCTTCTGTGGCCTTGACTTATCAATACCATTATCTTCTTCTTCTTCTTCTTCTTCCTCACCAAACAAACCACACTTGTTGTTGTCCTGAATCTGATGTGATGGTTTCTTCTTCTTCTTCTTCCCTTTGTCTCTGTGGTTAGATGGTATTGAGTCAAGCCCCATTAAACGTGCTACCAAACTAGGAGGTCTCATATCATGCTTCTTAAGCTCCATAACTTCACCTCGATTAGGGAAACCTCCTCTGTTCTCATCATCAATCTTCATAAAAGGGACACAAGTAAAACAACTTTAGATTGTTGCTACTCTATTCAAACTATATAAGCTTTATAAAAAAAATAAGAGAGGAAAGTATTCACCAGATTAAGCTTAGATTTGAGCATTTTCTCGTCCCTACCAAACCTCTTTGAACCTTGTTTCCCTGACAAAAAAATGCAACAAAACACTCTTTCATTCTCAGACATAACCGTAGATAAACTGAAATATAGAGAGACGAAGACTAACCAGGGAGAAGTGATTTGCGAGAAAAGAGCTTCCTTTTAGCAAGACGTCGGTTCCAATCAAAGAGCTGGAAGAAAACACCGACGCAACCGCCTAACCTATTTGGCCGTTTCTCTGTTATGGCCGAGCACGTCGCCGTTTTATCCACCGTCTCCGTTAACTCTCCCGTCATTTCAAACGGAACCTTAACAACCGACAAAAGCTCAGAGAGATAGAAAACAGAGATAACAATGTCTTCTTTAGAGACAAATCGCTTCAGATTCCATAACTTGTAGTCACCAGAGAAGAAACAAAACTACTTTCTTTCAGTTCTGATTCTGTAAAAATAAAATAAAAAGAAAGAGTGTACGAGCTTTTGTGAAACTTTGGAGCTAGTGAAGAAGAATCTCAATCTCTTTTAAGAGAAGCAGAGAAGATGAGTGCGTACATACATTAGCATTAGTTTTGCGAGGATAGGGAAAGAAAGTAGACAGTTGGAACTGAGCAAAACGACAATTGTACAGTGGAACAAATAAAAAAAGTCACTCTGATTATTAGAGCTTAAGCAAAGAAGAAAGTGAGCTTAAAAGAAGATGATAGAGTGTGAGTGAGACTCAACAGGTAATATTCGCAGTTTGGAGTTTAAAAAAGCTGAAAGGAGACAAATAGCAAAACGATAGTGACCCACCAAGTGACTGGAAGAGAGATGAGAGAGCTTAAAAGTTTTTTTGAGTGTTTTTTCTTACTGTGAGATTCTTCCTGATCTGTCACTGGCGGTGAAAGGGGCTCGAGAGAGATTGTTTACAGCTTTTCTTTTTTATTTTACTCGCAGAAGAAGAAGAGAAGAGTGAGCATGCGTACAAAAGGGTAAGTAGCTGATACAAGTAGACTTGGTGAAAACTTAGACTGCAGAACATAAAAAAGAGAGTAAATTTCATAAAAAATACTTCAACTAAATTTGTTAATTTTTTTAAATATTTAAAAATTTTACTATTATATTTAATATTTTAACCAACTATTTTGTTTATTTTAATACACAAAATTTTAAAATTATGTTCATTTTATTATTGGAACTGTATCTATTTTAATCAAAAAAAATATTTGTATATTAAAATAAATGCAGTTTGGTATTAAACATAAACAAAATAATTAGTTAATGTATTTGTGTAGATAGCAAAAAAATGAGTATTAAAAAGCTTAACAAGATTTTATTGTTTTTGTGAGAATCGAAGAAGGCCCTGTTCGTTTGTCAGTCGCTAGCGGCAGCGGCTAATATCTTGTTTGTTTATCTATCGCTGTACGAGCGATCAAACGCAGCGGCTAATCGCTAGCGGCAGCGACAAAGATTTTCAATCGCTATTTTTTTCCAGCGTTTGTTTTATTATTTTAATAATAAACCCATTAAATGACAATTTTACCCTTGGTTTTTTAATGAAACTACTAATGAACCTAAACCTAAACCTAATATTTTCTATATTTCTCTTGTTGCCGTTAAGCTGTAACGATTCTCAATCCTCCACTTTGATTCTCTCTCGTGGCCAAGCTTGTTGGGTTTCTCAGTACTCCACTTCGATTCTCTCTCGCGGCCAAGGAGCTTCGTGCCGCGGCCAAGCTTGTCGGTTTTGCTCTTATGTTTGTGCTAGTGTTGAGTTTCTGTGAATGAATACATAACGCATTGTTTTTGATGTTTATTGTTGCTCCTTCTTGTATCCTTTCTAGGTTTTAGGAGGAATCACTCTTAAACAAGGATGTCAAAATTGACTAATGACGTAAGTTTTTTTTTGTTAATTATTCTTTGGCTGAATTTGTGCTGCTTGGTTTGGTTGGTTTTTGATTTCATGGCTGAATTTGTCCTGCTTGGTTTGACTAAGTGGATGAAGCTTGTTGTTGCAACCATGGCACTACATAATTTCATACGTGATTCACATCGAGAGGATTTTGATTTTGTTCATTGGGAGAGAATATAAGAATATCATGCTCATGGTGATAATGTTGACGGTGATACTTCTCATGGTGATGGTGATGATGATGAAGATGAATCACCTGATGATAGTAGTGATGATCATGCTCATGATGGATATACTCCTTATGAACCAACAGGTAATAGAGCTATGGAAGGTGTACGTGACTACATTACAAATGAGATGGGTAGAGGAGGTCGTTTGCCATACTAGAAAATCTTTTGTAATGCTTTATTTAAGTTTTATATTTACTTTAGACTTTGTCTTTATGAAACTATAATATTTCATTTGAGGTTGCATTTATATTTTTGTGTCATTTATAAGTTTAAAGTAATTTTATTTAACGTTCAGTCATAGAGATAGCATAACAAACAACTTAGCAGCAGATCAGTCGCTAGCGGCAGCGATTACTAGCCGAACAATCGAGCGACTATCGCTAGCGACTATCGCTATGTCAGCGATACTGAAACAAACAACAACAGCGATATTTAATCGCTGCAGCTAGTCGCTATCGCCAGCGACAGCCAAACGAACATGGCCGAACATGAAATTGTGGTTAAGGGTTCGAGGGTTCTGTTTCTCGTTCTTGACGAATTCAGTTTCATCCCTAGTCGCGTCGTCCGTTTCTCAGTTCCAACTCCCAACTCAAGCTTTGGTTTCTGTTCCTAATGGTACAACAATGCCTTTTTTCTGTTATCAATATTGCAAAGCAAAAAAATATATATATTGCAAAGCGAAAATAGAAATCCAACACTTTTTTTTTTGAAACTTTGATAATCAACACTAATTTTGGTATATAAATAAGAGTATCCCTCAATGTATTATATTTTAAAATGAATTTTAGTATTTTAGTGTAGTCTTTAAATAAAGAGATAATTTGAAAAATACCTTATTTGTGATTTGTAATTTGAAAAATACACTTGTTTTTTTTTTCTTTTTGAAAACTAGACTTTGTTACATGTAATAAGACGTTTTTATCCTTGTTTTAATTTGTAATTTTTTATAATCATACTATTAATTTATGAAGTATATAACTAAAAATTAAACTTGGAAAATATTATTATCTGTGTTTTTGTGGTAAATAAATGTTTTGAAATTAAAAAAAAAACTGTGTGTTGTTCATTCTTGGTATCTTTACGGCATTGAAAGATGAATGAGTTGAACCACACACATTTGCTAAGAACAGTGAAAAAAATATGTTAAGAAATTAAAACTGCTAGATTTATTACGTGCTCTAGATTTAGAAAGATCATAAAACATCATTTCTTCTCTAGAATCTAGTCAAAGAAGAAAAAAAATTGTAAATAACAAATTGTAGTAGAAAAAAAAATATATACATCAATGCACCATTTGCTTCTTATATTTTCTTCTATGGGTTCCATTTCTTTTGTTGTTGTATTTTATTTTTGAAAAATTGTTTTATTTTTCTAACCACATTTTTCTGCTTTAAATTAAAATAGTAAATTAAATGTTATATAATATAAACATTAAATTTGGTCAATTTAATCATTTCACTTATGAATAAGTGTAGTTTTCAAAGAAATAAAAAGATAGTGTAGTTTTCAAAATATGATCTCATGGAAAGGTTTTTCTCCAAATTTTCCCTTAAATATAACTTAGTTAGATAATTAAATTTAAATATTAAAAAGGAATTAAGGCAATTAAAAAACAAACGTTTTACAATTTCTCAAGAGTATAACTTCTCGGGATTCTCTTTTATATACAATTTTTCATTTTAAGTTTAAAATATTCTTTCAGAATATTCTACTACAGGTGTTCGTCTTTTTTTTTTGTAACACTATTCGAAGTGTACACTATAATCTGTATTTTGGGCTAAAGTATGGTCCAGTTTTTACTAACTTTTATCAACAACTATCCAAAGTTTCTGCCAGTTGGTGCTGCACTAATCAAGATTCAAGACTCAAGTGCTTCATAACTTTTATTTTTATATATACTAGTTTTCATTTTCTATGAAAAATGTAATGGAGTAATGTAATATATGAATCGATGTGCAAAAAGTTAGAAATTTTTACGTGTAGTACTAAGTCAGGATAATCAGAGTTGCGTCTTTTTCGGTGTCTGACGATTCTGAGATATGTCACGGACAAATAACCTATACACGCTAGCAATCTCTAGCACATCCCTACACTTCTATTCAAATACAGTACCAATTATTTTCTTCTAGTACACATACCTTCAATAAAAACATTTTTTTTTTAGTTATAAATTGATTTTTTTAGTAACAGAACCGTTGAAACTCCCAAGTCGAGACAATTTCTAAAGGAAAAAAAAAACGGTTTAAAATTTAGTCGAAATGAGAAAATAGTGAAACCATTCTTACTGAGCATTAGCAATTTATTGACTTATTATATTTATACAAGACATTTTTTTTTTTAGCTTAATTATTACTATGGTGAATTATCAAAATTAGATATACAAAACAAACAAAAATTAGATAAATTTGTGGATTATACTAATATTATTGTTTAATTTAACATATTTAGAATAATTTAAATTGATTTTAACTGATTTTAACCAACTAAAAACAATTTAAACTGATATGAATTGTATAAATTAGATTTTTAAAAAATGTTTCAGATATGACCGAATTACCATCTAAACAGATTTTTGGAACCACGATCATAACTCAATAACCAATTGCATTAATAATTTGGAAATTTTATTTCAGAAGGCTATTTTATTTACTAAATCAAATTTGTGAGGACAAAAGAATTTTACATGGATTTGGTGAGTAGATTTAGAACAAAATAGAAAAAACAAAGGAAAAGGAAAGTCCGTGAGACTTGGATACCAAGTAGATAAAAAGGGTAGATTAAAATATCCTATCAGGAGTTGATTTTAGATATCTCTCTTAATATAGAAGATCACACAGTCTTTAACGATTTTCCCAATTTCTCTTTATATAAACTGGTTTATTTAATCTCTAAACGGCCGCGTTATGTGATTAAACCAGATAAAATAGATCATAACCAAAAATCAACATTGAATTTGAAAATTGTATCTCAGAAGATTATATTAATTTAATAAAATTTTGAAAAGAAAAAAGATAGAGATAAATGTTGAAGAAAATGGAAAATCCTATTAACGGTTAGAAACAGAAACAAAAGAAAAGGAAAGTTTGAAGAGGCTTGAGTTCCAAGTAAATAAACGTGTGTTAGAGAAACAAAAGCAAATCTATCAGAGGATTTGGTTTACGATACTCTCTCTCTCTCTTTATATATGTAAACAAGTGAGATCACTTTCTAACAAACCAATCTCTTCTCTCTACATTCGTTGCTTACAAACCCTATTTTCTCACTCGCGCGAGAAAGAGAGAGAGAGAAGGATGGAGAAGCATGAGTTCTTAGAACTGTTTGAAGCTGCGACTAAAGCTGCAAAATCTGCTTCGAGAGGAGACGCTAAGAACTCTCCTGCGGTCTCTAGGTGCGTCGAAGCCATAAAGCGTTTGGGAGGAGCTCCGGAGTCGCTTGCTTACGAGATGGTCATCGATCGCAAATACCCTCAAATTGGAAAGAGCCACGGCCTTTTCACGGAGCACAAAAACACTAGAATCCAGTCCGAGGGAAAGATTCTTTACTCTCTTTGGCTCAGATATCTCTACGCTACGGGGAGGAAACATGGTTCACGACCTCGTGATCGGACGGTTGTGAAGAAGGAGAAGAAGCTTGTGGAGGAGGAGATGATTTCGAGGACGACGGGGGATTCAAACCGAGACAAAGTGCGTGAGATTCTTCACAAGTCCTTGTCTAAAGTGGCTGGTGAGATGAAGGGAGGAGTGGTTTCTTTCGATTCTTGGACTGTGGCTGCGTCCGTTGAATCTGCCATGTTTGAGAAACTAGGTTCTTTCGAAGGGACTCAAAAAGCAAAGTACAGATCCATTCTTTTCAACATGGGAGACAGCAGCAATCCAGACCTGAGAAGGAAAGTGCTAATCGGTGAGATCAGTGGAGAGAGGCTGGTGACGATGGAGAAAGAAGAGATGGCTAGCCACAAGATTCAGTTGCAAGTTCAAAACATCAAAGAGAAAGCCAGAGCTAGGGAAGAGAATCGAGTAAAGAGTATGATGATTTTTCAGTCAGACAGTATGATCATGACTTGAGCACAAAATATAGATTCTCAGTTTATTAAATTGTATATT includes:
- the LOC106296851 gene encoding uncharacterized protein LOC106296851; the protein is MTGELTETVDKTATCSAITEKRPNRLGGCVGVFFQLFDWNRRLAKRKLFSRKSLLPGKQGSKRFGRDEKMLKSKLNLIDDENRGGFPNRGEVMELKKHDMRPPSLVARLMGLDSIPSNHRDKGKKKKKKPSHQIQDNNKCGLFGEEEEEEEEDNGIDKSRPQKMQRTTAGVCDRRGVMVKKFGSEALQIKNVLTRKYNSHHQHQKLASPPVRSPRLHNRRNSRLIDAAARILEPGKRNAKHAIVYPGSSGVRRLNNVGKEPVVSPEFQHGYNSSNSVASCKACGSFVDVHGSSHVAEEEIGNNMACVAKPTPFERSKRNVFWRNQEPSISVASGKGRDFTDPMEKKAPHPARFPLVAQSHTFQSKRGCSSSPVNAINCKEKDFVAMSRASISRNHHHSKARFENSDLNVQRKSYTRVEESSNRSGLSTPGRKRRLACVSGQVQGSSSMSPLDGESTCSNGSPHRNYSQRCRETKGVPSQMGESNPRTTLDAGTVGLIQQKLKEFASQEEDEAIIGSEFPNKQASLILHELLSSIAHQQPYAETAYRRKGKTEMWSAIGNANSDYTSPGSVLDASFSNESCFSNSFDTNSVPGQMRLPLDPVEPDWDVLESSGNYQAITSLISHVSNVLRCLSNTGLISTQQRFTNAREVIIHTELSVGTTSTTQDNYLIGPELFDELMIYAARSDNLVNLTGVTGGFLVDAMIEHLEERNTSCGLKPSSSADASLLIRGVLEEVPKWAALARIDTDEVIEIEMENWMKLETHTLGVGSEIAYEILKCLVGELAMDLF
- the LOC106298023 gene encoding PHD finger protein 3-like, with the protein product MEKHEFLELFEAATKAAKSASRGDAKNSPAVSRCVEAIKRLGGAPESLAYEMVIDRKYPQIGKSHGLFTEHKNTRIQSEGKILYSLWLRYLYATGRKHGSRPRDRTVVKKEKKLVEEEMISRTTGDSNRDKVREILHKSLSKVAGEMKGGVVSFDSWTVAASVESAMFEKLGSFEGTQKAKYRSILFNMGDSSNPDLRRKVLIGEISGERLVTMEKEEMASHKIQLQVQNIKEKARAREENRVKSMMIFQSDSMIMT